The following are encoded together in the Chlorocebus sabaeus isolate Y175 chromosome 20, mChlSab1.0.hap1, whole genome shotgun sequence genome:
- the FABP3 gene encoding fatty acid-binding protein, heart: MVDAFLGTWKLVDSKNFDDYMKSIGVGFATRQVANMTKPTTIIEKNGDILTLKTHSTFKNTEINFKLGVEFDETTADDRKVKSIVTLDGGKLIHLQKWDGQETTLVRELIDGKLILTLTHGTAVCTRTYEKEA; this comes from the exons ATGGTGGACGCTTTCCTGGGCACCTGGAAGCTAGTGGACAGCAAGAATTTCGATGACTACATGAAGTCAATCG GAGTGGGTTTTGCTACCAGGCAGGTGGCCAACATGACCAAGCCTACCACAATCATCGAAAAGAATGGGGACATTCTCACCCTAAAAACACACAGCACCTTCAAGAACACAGAGATCAACTTCAAGCTGGGGGTGGAGTTTGATGAGACAACAGCAGATGACAGGAAGGTCAAG TCCATTGTGACACTGGATGGAGGGAAACTCATTCACCTGCAGAAATGGGACGGGCAAGAGACGACACTTGTGCGGGAGCTAATTGATGGAAAACTCATCCTG ACACTCACCCACGGCACTGCAGTTTGCACTCGCACTTATGAGAAAGAGGCATGA